The segment TGGGGTTAAATCCTCAGGGTTTAATGCGGTCACGGTGAGGAGTTTATAGCCCTTTATCCCCACATCTTTCCTCGTTGCCACCAGCAAACCTTTTACTTTGCATATTTCCATAAAATTTCCCTTGCTAATCCTTTATTTATAATTATATTATTTTTTGCGGGGAGGCAATGACCCCTATCATTGGACCGATGGAGGTCGCCCCCCGAGGTTGAGCTAACGCGATGACCTCTGCGCGATTGGCTTCGGCTTTGCGCAGAGCGAGCGGATGCAAAATACCGAGGGTGGCTATAAAATCCTCTAAAGTACTCGTGAGAGCGGGTCTCGGTCTCCTCCCCGCACTTTTATTTTTAATGGGCAACATTCTCGGAAAAATTCTTAAAGGATATTAACCGAATTACGGCTTTTCCCTACCCGAATGGATCACCCCGATAAGAACATTAACTGCTGGTGGTCTTTTAGTAGGGGGTTGAATTTCGGCGACGCTTTTACCCAAAAACCTTGCCAGTTCCCGCCTTATAAGGCTCGTGCAGGTTCTTCCCTGGCAGGGACCCATGCCAACTCTCAGATATCGCTTTAGCTCTTCAAAATCAGTATAGCCCTGCCTTATAGCACGCCTTATTTCATCAAGTGTTATGTCCTCACATCTACAAATTATTATTTCTTCATCTTTGTGCATCAATTATTTAGCGTGTTCCTCGATCTCGCCCTCAAGCCACGGTATAGCATCGTCTATATTCATTAACTCGTTAATTTCATCGGGGTTTGAAAGCTTAACCTTAAAAAGCCAATTCTCGTAAGGAGCTTCGTTTACTATCGATGGCTCGTCCTCCACTTCCTCGTTAACTTCTATTACCTCTCCTGAAACGGGAGCGATGAGTTTGCCGACCCACTTTCCTGTTTCCACTGTTCCTATTCGCTCATCTTTCGTTATTTCGTCTCCCTCCGCTGGCATGTCTATGTATGATATTTCGCCAGCGAGCTTGCAGTAAAAGTCTATAAGCCCTACAGTTGCCTCATCGCCCTCAACTTTAACCCAGCAAAATTCGGGATGATAAAGCAAATCCTCACGCATTTCATAACCTTTTACATCCATTGTTCCTCCTTTCATTATGGCGTTTTGGCAAAATTTAAAACGCTAAAGCTCATTGTCAATCAGAATTTTCTCCTATAAGTCCAAAAATGATTAAGTAAAAAATTCGCACCAGCAGCAAGGGCTATACCGAAAAGATTTGCTATAAGATAATTTACCCCCAACCTTTTGTTCAGCAAAACCAGAACCGGCAAGTTAATGCCAAACGCCGTTATAGCTACCGATGTATGATAGCGCCACATCCTGCCCAGA is part of the bacterium genome and harbors:
- a CDS encoding (2Fe-2S)-binding protein, with amino-acid sequence MHKDEEIIICRCEDITLDEIRRAIRQGYTDFEELKRYLRVGMGPCQGRTCTSLIRRELARFLGKSVAEIQPPTKRPPAVNVLIGVIHSGREKP
- the gcvH gene encoding glycine cleavage system protein GcvH, which encodes MREDLLYHPEFCWVKVEGDEATVGLIDFYCKLAGEISYIDMPAEGDEITKDERIGTVETGKWVGKLIAPVSGEVIEVNEEVEDEPSIVNEAPYENWLFKVKLSNPDEINELMNIDDAIPWLEGEIEEHAK